One region of Bombus affinis isolate iyBomAffi1 chromosome 3, iyBomAffi1.2, whole genome shotgun sequence genomic DNA includes:
- the LOC126914449 gene encoding coiled-coil domain-containing protein 170 isoform X2: MTIVEQEAMTHDLTTTLRSELAALEYKRDRLMSELQETKNLVRLRDQRIAELQIEAEQLREQAARQNAIVLSLKKRIQELEERERNLYTSQGRNETVLRSLQRDLKYHQEKNRECEKKIRQLEQTASEEIESRERARSSFQEFTRRLANALSVEYRETVHPSAEMVIHKVEELVQEANRVRAKNTNIEAQLTAAEVDFRSCRDALDCTVAEKEQLQRQVSSQLIDLDRLRQDKECLEMRYKVAERELDGLRDKLLNANRSISNATGNISTQEALIGQLRDLTQRDEKCQRVQTELRHLLESLATLVSGPNRFVESHENVIKDRIREILAENKDQALTIQKLRDKVNAATESTTRQGELIETTVAKMRNLEDERSDLGNKVRKLETELTDCELSKESLRREKQMFVTFLNRLGKAMQMDEISEEMGLDLQTESLLIRAEQLARLETDKLVDKYSCCNYTILPRIRRERSFHELPSMKETSVVYQLQRRVRTLREQLQRRDLHLDLLRRKLSLQEDSVKMKSLLQSERDEANLRAKKLSKQTDRLQVQLLEERSRNRELSAQLTEAADYKIAALERSRKIEEVQKRLVESEMLRTRCNRKLTLLKEQIRTTTETAEQERSISDHSLQLLRDELAQVKQNLSEMTKRESQLQSFRVSVVKLLSEPICTPDYEIISRLQKTIAAHRDFTMLSRRYDEPLDTTSPSRCTSIHTMHPPRSPGSRCARYEDSGFADPPDLRDVEDEFNKRPHCCVRDSVGSEWSWCIMSV, encoded by the exons ATGACT ATCGTCGAGCAAGAAGCCATGACCCATGATCTAACGACTACGTTGAGGAGCGAGCTAGCAGCGCTCGAGTATAAACGCGACCGGTTGATGTCCGAG CTGCAAGAAACGAAGAATCTCGTGAGATTGCGAGATCAACGAATAGCCGAGTTGCAGATAGAGGCGGAACAACTTCGCGAACAAGCAGCTAGACAGAATGCCATCGTGTTAAGCTTGAAGAAACGCATACAG GAATTGGAAGAACGCGAGAGGAATCTTTATACGAGCCAAGGAAGGAACGAGACCGTGCTGCGTTCTCTGCAACGAGATTTAAAGTATCATCAGGAGAAGAATCGGGAATGCGAGAAGAAGATACGTCAGCTCGAACAGACCGCGTCGGAGGAGATCGAATCGAGAGAACGAGCCCGTTCAAGTTTCCAG GAATTTACGCGAAGATTGGCGAACGCATTGAGCGTCGAGTATCGCGAAACCGTTCATCCTAGTGCCGAAATGGTGATTCACAAAGTGGAAGAGTTGGTGCAGGAAGCGAATCGTGTTCGCGCCAAGAATACGAATATCGAAGCGCAACTGACCGCCGCCGAGGTAGACTTTAGAAGCTGCCGGGACGCGTTGGACTGTACCGTAGCCGAGAAGGAACAACTTCAGCGTCAAGTATCTTCGCAATTGATCGACTTGGATCGTCTGAGACAG GACAAAGAATGCCTGGAAATGCGATACAAAGTGGCGGAAAGGGAACTGGACGGGTTGAGGGATAAATTGTTAAACGCGAACAGAAGCATAAGCAACGCGACCGGAAATATATCGACTCAAGAGGCGTTGATCGGACAGCTGCGAG ATCTGACGCAACGGGACGAAAAGTGTCAGCGTGTGCAAACCGAGTTACGTCACCTTTTGGAATCGTTGGCAACGCTTGTCAGCGGTCCGAACAGATTCGTCGAGTCTCACGAGAATGTCATTAAGGATCGCATTAGGGAGATCTTGGCCGAGAACAAAGATCAGGCTCTT ACGATTCAAAAGCTTCGAGACAAGGTAAACGCGGCGACGGAATCGACTACTCGGCAGGGCGAATTGATCGAAACGACTGTGGCGAAGATGCGAAATCTCGAGGACGAACGATCGGACCTGGGAAATAaagttcgcaaattagaaaccGAGTTGACCGATTGCGAGCTGTCGAAGGAATCTCTGCGCAGAGAAAAACAAATG TTCGTAACGTTTCTGAACCGACTAGGAAAAGCGATGCAAATGGACGAGATCTCGGAGGAAATGGGTCTGGATCTTCAAACGGAATCGCTTCTGATACGAGCCGAGCAACTTGCCAGATTGGAAACCGACAAATTAGTGGATAAG TACTCGTGCTGCAACTACACCATCTTACCGAGGATTCGACGCGAGCGATCCTTCCACGAGCTTCCTTCTATGAAAGAA ACCTCGGTGGTGTATCAGCTGCAGCGTCGTGTAAGGACGCTCCGGGAACAATTGCAACGCCGGGATCTTCATCTGGATCTCCTTCGCAGAAAATTATCGCTTCAAGAGGACAGCGTGAAAATGAAATCGTTGCTGCAAAGCGAAAGAGACGAAGCGAATCTTCG AGCGAAGAAGTTGTCGAAACAAACCGATCGCTTGCAAGTTCAACTTTTGGAAGAGAGGTCGAGAAATCGCGAGTTAAGCGCCCAATTGACGGAAGCCGCGGATTACAAA ATAGCGGCTTTGGAACGCAGTCGAAAGATAGAAGAGGTTCAAAAACGGCTGGTCGAGAGCGAGATGCTGAGAACTCGATGCAACAGAAAATTAACCCTCTTGAAAGAACAAATAAGAACAACGACTGAGACTGCCGAGCAGGAGCGATCCATCAGCGACCATTCGTTGCAACTGCTTAGGGACGAGCTAGCGCAAGTCAAACAAAATCTTTCCGAGATGACGAAAAGGGAATCCCAG CTACAAAGTTTCCGTGTTTCCGTGGTGAAATTATTATCAGAACCAATTTGCACACCAGATTACGAGATAATTTCGCGACTGCAAAAAACAATAGCGGCACATCGTGATTTCACCATGCTGTCGCGCCGATACGACGAGCCATTGGATACCACCAGTCCTTCCAGATGTACAAG CATACACACGATGCATCCTCCTAGATCACCAGGGTCACGATGCGCTCGTTACGAAGACAGCGGATTTGCAGATCCGCCGGATCTTCGCGACGTCGAAGACGAATTCAACAAACGACCG CATTGTTGCGTACGCGACTCGGTTGGGAGCGAGTGGAGCTGGTGTATAATGTCGGTGTAG
- the LOC126914449 gene encoding coiled-coil domain-containing protein 170 isoform X7, translated as MSCEEERRETEETREATKEGKEATEEDLQIFETLCISSPRKIVEQEAMTHDLTTTLRSELAALEYKRDRLMSELQETKNLVRLRDQRIAELQIEAEQLREQAARQNAIVLSLKKRIQELEERERNLYTSQGRNETVLRSLQRDLKYHQEKNRECEKKIRQLEQTASEEIESRERARSSFQEFTRRLANALSVEYRETVHPSAEMVIHKVEELVQEANRVRAKNTNIEAQLTAAEVDFRSCRDALDCTVAEKEQLQRQVSSQLIDLDRLRQDKECLEMRYKVAERELDGLRDKLLNANRSISNATGNISTQEALIGQLREDLTQRDEKCQRVQTELRHLLESLATLVSGPNRFVESHENVIKDRIREILAENKDQALTIQKLRDKVNAATESTTRQGELIETTVAKMRNLEDERSDLGNKVRKLETELTDCELSKESLRREKQMFVTFLNRLGKAMQMDEISEEMGLDLQTESLLIRAEQLARLETDKLVDKYSCCNYTILPRIRRERSFHELPSMKETSVVYQLQRRVRTLREQLQRRDLHLDLLRRKLSLQEDSVKMKSLLQSERDEANLRAKKLSKQTDRLQVQLLEERSRNRELSAQLTEAADYKIAALERSRKIEEVQKRLVESEMLRTRCNRKLTLLKEQIRTTTETAEQERSISDHSLQLLRDELAQVKQNLSEMTKRESQLQSFRVSVVKLLSEPICTPDYEIISRLQKTIAAHRDFTMLSRRYDEPLDTTSPSRCTSIHTMHPPRSPGSRCARYEDSGFADPPDLRDVEDEFNKRPVRSSLLP; from the exons ATGTCGTGcgaggaagaaagaagagaaacggAGGAGACGAGGGAAGCAACGAAAGAAGGAAAGGAGGCCACCGAGGAGGACCTTCAGATTTTCGAAACGCTTTGTATATCGTCGCCTCGAAAG ATCGTCGAGCAAGAAGCCATGACCCATGATCTAACGACTACGTTGAGGAGCGAGCTAGCAGCGCTCGAGTATAAACGCGACCGGTTGATGTCCGAG CTGCAAGAAACGAAGAATCTCGTGAGATTGCGAGATCAACGAATAGCCGAGTTGCAGATAGAGGCGGAACAACTTCGCGAACAAGCAGCTAGACAGAATGCCATCGTGTTAAGCTTGAAGAAACGCATACAG GAATTGGAAGAACGCGAGAGGAATCTTTATACGAGCCAAGGAAGGAACGAGACCGTGCTGCGTTCTCTGCAACGAGATTTAAAGTATCATCAGGAGAAGAATCGGGAATGCGAGAAGAAGATACGTCAGCTCGAACAGACCGCGTCGGAGGAGATCGAATCGAGAGAACGAGCCCGTTCAAGTTTCCAG GAATTTACGCGAAGATTGGCGAACGCATTGAGCGTCGAGTATCGCGAAACCGTTCATCCTAGTGCCGAAATGGTGATTCACAAAGTGGAAGAGTTGGTGCAGGAAGCGAATCGTGTTCGCGCCAAGAATACGAATATCGAAGCGCAACTGACCGCCGCCGAGGTAGACTTTAGAAGCTGCCGGGACGCGTTGGACTGTACCGTAGCCGAGAAGGAACAACTTCAGCGTCAAGTATCTTCGCAATTGATCGACTTGGATCGTCTGAGACAG GACAAAGAATGCCTGGAAATGCGATACAAAGTGGCGGAAAGGGAACTGGACGGGTTGAGGGATAAATTGTTAAACGCGAACAGAAGCATAAGCAACGCGACCGGAAATATATCGACTCAAGAGGCGTTGATCGGACAGCTGCGAG AAGATCTGACGCAACGGGACGAAAAGTGTCAGCGTGTGCAAACCGAGTTACGTCACCTTTTGGAATCGTTGGCAACGCTTGTCAGCGGTCCGAACAGATTCGTCGAGTCTCACGAGAATGTCATTAAGGATCGCATTAGGGAGATCTTGGCCGAGAACAAAGATCAGGCTCTT ACGATTCAAAAGCTTCGAGACAAGGTAAACGCGGCGACGGAATCGACTACTCGGCAGGGCGAATTGATCGAAACGACTGTGGCGAAGATGCGAAATCTCGAGGACGAACGATCGGACCTGGGAAATAaagttcgcaaattagaaaccGAGTTGACCGATTGCGAGCTGTCGAAGGAATCTCTGCGCAGAGAAAAACAAATG TTCGTAACGTTTCTGAACCGACTAGGAAAAGCGATGCAAATGGACGAGATCTCGGAGGAAATGGGTCTGGATCTTCAAACGGAATCGCTTCTGATACGAGCCGAGCAACTTGCCAGATTGGAAACCGACAAATTAGTGGATAAG TACTCGTGCTGCAACTACACCATCTTACCGAGGATTCGACGCGAGCGATCCTTCCACGAGCTTCCTTCTATGAAAGAA ACCTCGGTGGTGTATCAGCTGCAGCGTCGTGTAAGGACGCTCCGGGAACAATTGCAACGCCGGGATCTTCATCTGGATCTCCTTCGCAGAAAATTATCGCTTCAAGAGGACAGCGTGAAAATGAAATCGTTGCTGCAAAGCGAAAGAGACGAAGCGAATCTTCG AGCGAAGAAGTTGTCGAAACAAACCGATCGCTTGCAAGTTCAACTTTTGGAAGAGAGGTCGAGAAATCGCGAGTTAAGCGCCCAATTGACGGAAGCCGCGGATTACAAA ATAGCGGCTTTGGAACGCAGTCGAAAGATAGAAGAGGTTCAAAAACGGCTGGTCGAGAGCGAGATGCTGAGAACTCGATGCAACAGAAAATTAACCCTCTTGAAAGAACAAATAAGAACAACGACTGAGACTGCCGAGCAGGAGCGATCCATCAGCGACCATTCGTTGCAACTGCTTAGGGACGAGCTAGCGCAAGTCAAACAAAATCTTTCCGAGATGACGAAAAGGGAATCCCAG CTACAAAGTTTCCGTGTTTCCGTGGTGAAATTATTATCAGAACCAATTTGCACACCAGATTACGAGATAATTTCGCGACTGCAAAAAACAATAGCGGCACATCGTGATTTCACCATGCTGTCGCGCCGATACGACGAGCCATTGGATACCACCAGTCCTTCCAGATGTACAAG CATACACACGATGCATCCTCCTAGATCACCAGGGTCACGATGCGCTCGTTACGAAGACAGCGGATTTGCAGATCCGCCGGATCTTCGCGACGTCGAAGACGAATTCAACAAACGACCGGTACGAAGCAGCCTACTTCCATGA
- the LOC126914449 gene encoding coiled-coil domain-containing protein 170 isoform X4: MYSVEAEKFRESGRSEEDVVRGRKKRNGGDEGSNERRKGGHRGGPSDFRNALYIVASKGLLRSRQIQCITEPRRTRLSIVEQEAMTHDLTTTLRSELAALEYKRDRLMSELQETKNLVRLRDQRIAELQIEAEQLREQAARQNAIVLSLKKRIQELEERERNLYTSQGRNETVLRSLQRDLKYHQEKNRECEKKIRQLEQTASEEIESRERARSSFQEFTRRLANALSVEYRETVHPSAEMVIHKVEELVQEANRVRAKNTNIEAQLTAAEVDFRSCRDALDCTVAEKEQLQRQVSSQLIDLDRLRQDKECLEMRYKVAERELDGLRDKLLNANRSISNATGNISTQEALIGQLREDLTQRDEKCQRVQTELRHLLESLATLVSGPNRFVESHENVIKDRIREILAENKDQALTIQKLRDKVNAATESTTRQGELIETTVAKMRNLEDERSDLGNKVRKLETELTDCELSKESLRREKQMFVTFLNRLGKAMQMDEISEEMGLDLQTESLLIRAEQLARLETDKLVDKYSCCNYTILPRIRRERSFHELPSMKETSVVYQLQRRVRTLREQLQRRDLHLDLLRRKLSLQEDSVKMKSLLQSERDEANLRAKKLSKQTDRLQVQLLEERSRNRELSAQLTEAADYKIAALERSRKIEEVQKRLVESEMLRTRCNRKLTLLKEQIRTTTETAEQERSISDHSLQLLRDELAQVKQNLSEMTKRESQLQSFRVSVVKLLSEPICTPDYEIISRLQKTIAAHRDFTMLSRRYDEPLDTTSPSRCTSIHTMHPPRSPGSRCARYEDSGFADPPDLRDVEDEFNKRPHCCVRDSVGSEWSWCIMSV, from the exons atgtatagtgTAGAAGCTGAAAAGTTTCGAGAGTCGGGGAGAAGCGAGGAAGATGTCGTGcgaggaagaaagaagagaaacggAGGAGACGAGGGAAGCAACGAAAGAAGGAAAGGAGGCCACCGAGGAGGACCTTCAGATTTTCGAAACGCTTTGTATATCGTCGCCTCGAAAGGTCTTCTTCGTTCGCGTCAGATCCAATGTATCACAGAGCCTAGACGCACCCGTTTATCT ATCGTCGAGCAAGAAGCCATGACCCATGATCTAACGACTACGTTGAGGAGCGAGCTAGCAGCGCTCGAGTATAAACGCGACCGGTTGATGTCCGAG CTGCAAGAAACGAAGAATCTCGTGAGATTGCGAGATCAACGAATAGCCGAGTTGCAGATAGAGGCGGAACAACTTCGCGAACAAGCAGCTAGACAGAATGCCATCGTGTTAAGCTTGAAGAAACGCATACAG GAATTGGAAGAACGCGAGAGGAATCTTTATACGAGCCAAGGAAGGAACGAGACCGTGCTGCGTTCTCTGCAACGAGATTTAAAGTATCATCAGGAGAAGAATCGGGAATGCGAGAAGAAGATACGTCAGCTCGAACAGACCGCGTCGGAGGAGATCGAATCGAGAGAACGAGCCCGTTCAAGTTTCCAG GAATTTACGCGAAGATTGGCGAACGCATTGAGCGTCGAGTATCGCGAAACCGTTCATCCTAGTGCCGAAATGGTGATTCACAAAGTGGAAGAGTTGGTGCAGGAAGCGAATCGTGTTCGCGCCAAGAATACGAATATCGAAGCGCAACTGACCGCCGCCGAGGTAGACTTTAGAAGCTGCCGGGACGCGTTGGACTGTACCGTAGCCGAGAAGGAACAACTTCAGCGTCAAGTATCTTCGCAATTGATCGACTTGGATCGTCTGAGACAG GACAAAGAATGCCTGGAAATGCGATACAAAGTGGCGGAAAGGGAACTGGACGGGTTGAGGGATAAATTGTTAAACGCGAACAGAAGCATAAGCAACGCGACCGGAAATATATCGACTCAAGAGGCGTTGATCGGACAGCTGCGAG AAGATCTGACGCAACGGGACGAAAAGTGTCAGCGTGTGCAAACCGAGTTACGTCACCTTTTGGAATCGTTGGCAACGCTTGTCAGCGGTCCGAACAGATTCGTCGAGTCTCACGAGAATGTCATTAAGGATCGCATTAGGGAGATCTTGGCCGAGAACAAAGATCAGGCTCTT ACGATTCAAAAGCTTCGAGACAAGGTAAACGCGGCGACGGAATCGACTACTCGGCAGGGCGAATTGATCGAAACGACTGTGGCGAAGATGCGAAATCTCGAGGACGAACGATCGGACCTGGGAAATAaagttcgcaaattagaaaccGAGTTGACCGATTGCGAGCTGTCGAAGGAATCTCTGCGCAGAGAAAAACAAATG TTCGTAACGTTTCTGAACCGACTAGGAAAAGCGATGCAAATGGACGAGATCTCGGAGGAAATGGGTCTGGATCTTCAAACGGAATCGCTTCTGATACGAGCCGAGCAACTTGCCAGATTGGAAACCGACAAATTAGTGGATAAG TACTCGTGCTGCAACTACACCATCTTACCGAGGATTCGACGCGAGCGATCCTTCCACGAGCTTCCTTCTATGAAAGAA ACCTCGGTGGTGTATCAGCTGCAGCGTCGTGTAAGGACGCTCCGGGAACAATTGCAACGCCGGGATCTTCATCTGGATCTCCTTCGCAGAAAATTATCGCTTCAAGAGGACAGCGTGAAAATGAAATCGTTGCTGCAAAGCGAAAGAGACGAAGCGAATCTTCG AGCGAAGAAGTTGTCGAAACAAACCGATCGCTTGCAAGTTCAACTTTTGGAAGAGAGGTCGAGAAATCGCGAGTTAAGCGCCCAATTGACGGAAGCCGCGGATTACAAA ATAGCGGCTTTGGAACGCAGTCGAAAGATAGAAGAGGTTCAAAAACGGCTGGTCGAGAGCGAGATGCTGAGAACTCGATGCAACAGAAAATTAACCCTCTTGAAAGAACAAATAAGAACAACGACTGAGACTGCCGAGCAGGAGCGATCCATCAGCGACCATTCGTTGCAACTGCTTAGGGACGAGCTAGCGCAAGTCAAACAAAATCTTTCCGAGATGACGAAAAGGGAATCCCAG CTACAAAGTTTCCGTGTTTCCGTGGTGAAATTATTATCAGAACCAATTTGCACACCAGATTACGAGATAATTTCGCGACTGCAAAAAACAATAGCGGCACATCGTGATTTCACCATGCTGTCGCGCCGATACGACGAGCCATTGGATACCACCAGTCCTTCCAGATGTACAAG CATACACACGATGCATCCTCCTAGATCACCAGGGTCACGATGCGCTCGTTACGAAGACAGCGGATTTGCAGATCCGCCGGATCTTCGCGACGTCGAAGACGAATTCAACAAACGACCG CATTGTTGCGTACGCGACTCGGTTGGGAGCGAGTGGAGCTGGTGTATAATGTCGGTGTAG
- the LOC126914449 gene encoding coiled-coil domain-containing protein 170 isoform X8 codes for MTHDLTTTLRSELAALEYKRDRLMSELQETKNLVRLRDQRIAELQIEAEQLREQAARQNAIVLSLKKRIQELEERERNLYTSQGRNETVLRSLQRDLKYHQEKNRECEKKIRQLEQTASEEIESRERARSSFQEFTRRLANALSVEYRETVHPSAEMVIHKVEELVQEANRVRAKNTNIEAQLTAAEVDFRSCRDALDCTVAEKEQLQRQVSSQLIDLDRLRQDKECLEMRYKVAERELDGLRDKLLNANRSISNATGNISTQEALIGQLREDLTQRDEKCQRVQTELRHLLESLATLVSGPNRFVESHENVIKDRIREILAENKDQALTIQKLRDKVNAATESTTRQGELIETTVAKMRNLEDERSDLGNKVRKLETELTDCELSKESLRREKQMFVTFLNRLGKAMQMDEISEEMGLDLQTESLLIRAEQLARLETDKLVDKYSCCNYTILPRIRRERSFHELPSMKETSVVYQLQRRVRTLREQLQRRDLHLDLLRRKLSLQEDSVKMKSLLQSERDEANLRAKKLSKQTDRLQVQLLEERSRNRELSAQLTEAADYKIAALERSRKIEEVQKRLVESEMLRTRCNRKLTLLKEQIRTTTETAEQERSISDHSLQLLRDELAQVKQNLSEMTKRESQLQSFRVSVVKLLSEPICTPDYEIISRLQKTIAAHRDFTMLSRRYDEPLDTTSPSRCTSIHTMHPPRSPGSRCARYEDSGFADPPDLRDVEDEFNKRPHCCVRDSVGSEWSWCIMSV; via the exons ATGACCCATGATCTAACGACTACGTTGAGGAGCGAGCTAGCAGCGCTCGAGTATAAACGCGACCGGTTGATGTCCGAG CTGCAAGAAACGAAGAATCTCGTGAGATTGCGAGATCAACGAATAGCCGAGTTGCAGATAGAGGCGGAACAACTTCGCGAACAAGCAGCTAGACAGAATGCCATCGTGTTAAGCTTGAAGAAACGCATACAG GAATTGGAAGAACGCGAGAGGAATCTTTATACGAGCCAAGGAAGGAACGAGACCGTGCTGCGTTCTCTGCAACGAGATTTAAAGTATCATCAGGAGAAGAATCGGGAATGCGAGAAGAAGATACGTCAGCTCGAACAGACCGCGTCGGAGGAGATCGAATCGAGAGAACGAGCCCGTTCAAGTTTCCAG GAATTTACGCGAAGATTGGCGAACGCATTGAGCGTCGAGTATCGCGAAACCGTTCATCCTAGTGCCGAAATGGTGATTCACAAAGTGGAAGAGTTGGTGCAGGAAGCGAATCGTGTTCGCGCCAAGAATACGAATATCGAAGCGCAACTGACCGCCGCCGAGGTAGACTTTAGAAGCTGCCGGGACGCGTTGGACTGTACCGTAGCCGAGAAGGAACAACTTCAGCGTCAAGTATCTTCGCAATTGATCGACTTGGATCGTCTGAGACAG GACAAAGAATGCCTGGAAATGCGATACAAAGTGGCGGAAAGGGAACTGGACGGGTTGAGGGATAAATTGTTAAACGCGAACAGAAGCATAAGCAACGCGACCGGAAATATATCGACTCAAGAGGCGTTGATCGGACAGCTGCGAG AAGATCTGACGCAACGGGACGAAAAGTGTCAGCGTGTGCAAACCGAGTTACGTCACCTTTTGGAATCGTTGGCAACGCTTGTCAGCGGTCCGAACAGATTCGTCGAGTCTCACGAGAATGTCATTAAGGATCGCATTAGGGAGATCTTGGCCGAGAACAAAGATCAGGCTCTT ACGATTCAAAAGCTTCGAGACAAGGTAAACGCGGCGACGGAATCGACTACTCGGCAGGGCGAATTGATCGAAACGACTGTGGCGAAGATGCGAAATCTCGAGGACGAACGATCGGACCTGGGAAATAaagttcgcaaattagaaaccGAGTTGACCGATTGCGAGCTGTCGAAGGAATCTCTGCGCAGAGAAAAACAAATG TTCGTAACGTTTCTGAACCGACTAGGAAAAGCGATGCAAATGGACGAGATCTCGGAGGAAATGGGTCTGGATCTTCAAACGGAATCGCTTCTGATACGAGCCGAGCAACTTGCCAGATTGGAAACCGACAAATTAGTGGATAAG TACTCGTGCTGCAACTACACCATCTTACCGAGGATTCGACGCGAGCGATCCTTCCACGAGCTTCCTTCTATGAAAGAA ACCTCGGTGGTGTATCAGCTGCAGCGTCGTGTAAGGACGCTCCGGGAACAATTGCAACGCCGGGATCTTCATCTGGATCTCCTTCGCAGAAAATTATCGCTTCAAGAGGACAGCGTGAAAATGAAATCGTTGCTGCAAAGCGAAAGAGACGAAGCGAATCTTCG AGCGAAGAAGTTGTCGAAACAAACCGATCGCTTGCAAGTTCAACTTTTGGAAGAGAGGTCGAGAAATCGCGAGTTAAGCGCCCAATTGACGGAAGCCGCGGATTACAAA ATAGCGGCTTTGGAACGCAGTCGAAAGATAGAAGAGGTTCAAAAACGGCTGGTCGAGAGCGAGATGCTGAGAACTCGATGCAACAGAAAATTAACCCTCTTGAAAGAACAAATAAGAACAACGACTGAGACTGCCGAGCAGGAGCGATCCATCAGCGACCATTCGTTGCAACTGCTTAGGGACGAGCTAGCGCAAGTCAAACAAAATCTTTCCGAGATGACGAAAAGGGAATCCCAG CTACAAAGTTTCCGTGTTTCCGTGGTGAAATTATTATCAGAACCAATTTGCACACCAGATTACGAGATAATTTCGCGACTGCAAAAAACAATAGCGGCACATCGTGATTTCACCATGCTGTCGCGCCGATACGACGAGCCATTGGATACCACCAGTCCTTCCAGATGTACAAG CATACACACGATGCATCCTCCTAGATCACCAGGGTCACGATGCGCTCGTTACGAAGACAGCGGATTTGCAGATCCGCCGGATCTTCGCGACGTCGAAGACGAATTCAACAAACGACCG CATTGTTGCGTACGCGACTCGGTTGGGAGCGAGTGGAGCTGGTGTATAATGTCGGTGTAG